From Actinosynnema mirum DSM 43827, a single genomic window includes:
- a CDS encoding WhiB family transcriptional regulator, with product MIHQHTRSPLITPDPPSPTNWRRRAACRYSDPELFFPRGRNQHARHQTEAARAVCHTCPVVDQCREEALTMQRDDGVWGAMAADERRTLKQQRTQAAHRATRRP from the coding sequence ATGATCCACCAGCACACCCGCAGCCCGCTCATCACCCCCGACCCGCCCAGCCCCACGAACTGGCGGCGCCGCGCGGCCTGCCGCTACTCGGACCCCGAACTGTTCTTCCCGCGGGGCCGCAACCAGCACGCCCGGCACCAGACCGAGGCGGCGCGGGCGGTCTGCCACACCTGCCCGGTCGTCGACCAGTGCCGCGAGGAGGCCCTCACGATGCAGCGGGACGACGGGGTGTGGGGCGCGATGGCCGCTGACGAGCGCCGCACCCTGAAGCAGCAGCGCACCCAGGCCGCCCACCGCGCCACCCGGAGGCCGTGA
- a CDS encoding ATP-binding protein — translation MATLTALVGPPGAGKTTARSWWPAAQVISLDDLRGALSRCGCPNDQDTTPIAVAAAFAAARHALTAGQDVLWDATNATTGRRDALLRLAAETGSGTAAVVLLPPLQVALARNAARSDSPCSCGWPRRVPADVVTSMHAAITADLPGLPAEGWGRTEIYREH, via the coding sequence TTGGCCACCCTCACTGCTCTGGTTGGGCCACCCGGTGCGGGCAAGACCACGGCGCGTTCCTGGTGGCCAGCCGCCCAGGTGATCAGCTTGGACGACCTGCGCGGTGCCCTGTCCCGCTGCGGCTGCCCCAACGACCAGGACACCACGCCGATCGCGGTGGCTGCGGCGTTCGCCGCAGCCCGCCACGCCCTGACCGCCGGACAGGACGTGCTGTGGGACGCCACCAACGCCACCACCGGCCGCCGCGATGCGCTGCTGCGCCTAGCCGCCGAGACCGGCAGCGGCACCGCCGCGGTCGTGCTGCTGCCGCCGCTGCAGGTCGCTCTGGCTCGCAACGCCGCCCGCTCGGACAGCCCGTGCTCGTGCGGTTGGCCGCGTCGCGTCCCCGCCGACGTCGTCACCTCGATGCACGCCGCCATCACCGCCGACCTGCCGGGTCTGCCCGCCGAGGGCTGGGGCCGCACCGAGATCTACCGGGAGCACTGA
- a CDS encoding DNA cytosine methyltransferase: MLTATDLFCGAGGSGLGATAVPGIQLVMAANHSPRAIETHATNFPHCQHDCADISQVVPRRYRRTNILWASPECTNHTTAKGRKRREHSQEGLFAEPLPDHVAERSRATMWDVIRFAEAHLYDAVIVENVVEAALWAPFQSWLLAMDALGYQHHVVYLNSMHAPAIRAPRAPQSRDRMYVVFWRRGNRTPDLEVRPHGRCSGCDREVECRQVFKRRGTGWPAARWGRYRAQYTYVCATPGCGRPVEPYAMPASAVLDWSVLGQRIGDRARPLSEKTLGRIRAGLARYATAPQLVPSGGTWNETAQPASEPFRARTTRETEGLVVPVEGRVGNAAAPTWQPIRTQTTRHESALVVPYYSTSESAFPADRPLGALTTVDRYGLTTLPDTPADRAMVMRNNSAPSGTGAHLSTPAREPLRTLTTAGHQSLVAWPEAIPAVEDCTFRMLSVQEIQAAMAFRPDYTITGSKREQVHQLGNGVTPPAAEFLFRAVADSLGAN; this comes from the coding sequence ATGCTGACCGCGACCGACCTGTTCTGTGGTGCCGGAGGATCCGGGCTGGGCGCGACCGCCGTGCCCGGCATCCAGCTGGTGATGGCCGCCAACCACTCCCCGCGGGCAATCGAGACCCACGCCACCAACTTCCCCCACTGCCAGCACGACTGCGCGGACATCTCCCAGGTCGTGCCGCGCCGCTACCGCCGCACGAACATCCTGTGGGCCTCCCCGGAGTGCACCAACCACACCACGGCCAAGGGCCGCAAGCGCCGCGAGCACAGCCAGGAAGGGCTGTTCGCCGAGCCGCTGCCCGACCACGTCGCCGAGCGCAGCCGCGCGACGATGTGGGACGTCATCCGGTTCGCCGAGGCGCACCTGTACGACGCGGTGATCGTGGAGAACGTCGTCGAGGCCGCCCTCTGGGCGCCGTTCCAGTCGTGGCTGCTGGCCATGGACGCCCTCGGCTACCAGCACCACGTCGTCTACCTCAACTCCATGCACGCACCGGCGATCCGCGCGCCGCGCGCGCCGCAGTCCCGCGACCGGATGTACGTGGTGTTCTGGCGGCGCGGCAACCGCACGCCGGACCTGGAGGTCAGGCCGCACGGCCGGTGCTCCGGCTGCGACCGCGAGGTGGAGTGCCGCCAGGTGTTCAAGCGGCGCGGCACCGGCTGGCCCGCCGCGCGCTGGGGCCGCTACCGCGCCCAGTACACCTACGTGTGCGCCACGCCCGGCTGCGGACGCCCGGTGGAGCCGTACGCGATGCCCGCCTCGGCGGTGCTCGACTGGTCCGTGCTCGGGCAGCGCATCGGCGACCGCGCGCGCCCGCTGTCCGAGAAGACGTTGGGCCGCATCCGCGCCGGGCTGGCCCGCTACGCCACCGCCCCGCAGCTGGTGCCCTCCGGTGGCACCTGGAACGAGACCGCCCAGCCTGCGAGCGAGCCGTTCCGTGCGCGCACCACCCGCGAGACCGAGGGCCTGGTCGTGCCGGTGGAAGGCCGGGTCGGGAACGCCGCCGCGCCGACCTGGCAGCCGATCCGGACCCAGACCACCCGGCACGAGTCCGCGCTCGTCGTCCCCTACTACAGCACCAGCGAGTCCGCGTTCCCCGCCGACCGGCCGCTGGGCGCCCTGACCACCGTCGACCGGTACGGCCTGACGACCCTGCCCGACACTCCTGCCGACCGGGCGATGGTGATGCGCAACAACTCCGCCCCGAGCGGCACCGGCGCGCACCTGTCGACCCCGGCTCGCGAACCGCTGCGCACCCTCACCACCGCCGGGCACCAGTCCCTCGTGGCCTGGCCCGAGGCCATCCCCGCCGTCGAGGACTGCACCTTCCGAATGCTAAGCGTGCAGGAAATCCAGGCCGCGATGGCGTTCCGCCCCGACTACACGATCACCGGCTCCAAGCGGGAGCAGGTCCACCAGCTCGGCAACGGCGTCACCCCGCCCGCCGCCGAGTTCCTGTTCCGCGCCGTCGCCGACTCGCTCGGCGCGAACTGA
- a CDS encoding HNH endonuclease, with protein MKRNAPLRRGAPLKRTLLQRKKPLLVRYDAAARQRRGLPARPRPGSPSRAAREAVLERDGWCCQRCGRALAGAAYSLQHRLPRGRAGGNAPANLVLVCGSATTPGGCHNWIEHQDRRAATREGWLVPSGIAPEDWPVRRHDDWALPGETRWAPCLPHPLQVDPESRWAA; from the coding sequence GTGAAGCGCAACGCGCCGTTGCGCCGTGGCGCACCGCTCAAGCGGACGTTGTTGCAGCGCAAGAAGCCCTTGCTGGTGCGCTACGACGCTGCTGCTCGGCAGCGTCGTGGCCTGCCCGCTCGGCCGCGCCCGGGCAGCCCTTCCCGTGCGGCACGGGAGGCGGTGCTGGAGCGGGACGGCTGGTGCTGCCAGCGCTGCGGTCGGGCGCTCGCTGGTGCCGCGTACTCGCTGCAGCACCGGCTGCCGCGCGGCCGGGCGGGCGGGAACGCCCCGGCGAACCTGGTGCTGGTGTGCGGAAGCGCGACCACACCGGGCGGCTGCCACAACTGGATAGAGCACCAGGACCGCCGTGCGGCGACGCGCGAGGGCTGGCTGGTGCCGTCCGGGATCGCACCGGAAGACTGGCCGGTCCGGCGACACGACGACTGGGCGCTGCCCGGCGAGACCAGGTGGGCGCCGTGCTTGCCGCACCCACTGCAGGTCGACCCGGAGTCGAGGTGGGCGGCATGA